One part of the Bdellovibrio bacteriovorus genome encodes these proteins:
- the uvrC gene encoding excinuclease ABC subunit UvrC, whose amino-acid sequence MASSKFEEVRDKVKEFPTQSGVYLMKNTADKIIYIGKAKNLRNRVRSYFNDSKDHSPKTRLLVTNICEVEYILTKTEVEAFLLEASLIKKHRPKYNIRLRDDKAYPYIRFSWGDQAPRLYLARKVKKDGSLYFGPYTSGLAVHGTIKFLNRTFKIRDCTDAVFKSRTRPCMTYQIGRCTAPCVKYISLEDYRNEVEGAKLFLKGQNKKVIKAMTEKMMGAADEEKFEVAARLRDSIEAIKAILQKQAVINDTSEKDQDALGYYGDERGCLIETVHIRAGRVIGTRPHYLPHFDPNDAVEDPREWLVDFLNQYYEDNFIPDEVLLPLDIGNDLTKLMEEVLKERSGSRATVRFATDERGRNLVEMAHENAKSHFLKYVSKSEEKLRGLEEIKERFNLPERPRRIECYDISTFQGAETVASQVVFEDGVPAKEHYRRYKIKTVQGINDFASMYEVLSRRFKHTEYEDPQLIVIDGGKGQLSQAMKILEEIGRKDIPVVGLAKARTESDFQKQEVESTEERFFLPGRSNPVIFKHNAEALYILSGIRDEAHRFAITYHRKLREGTSLESELDYVVGLGEKRKKVLLTQFNSVDEIKMADAEEIAKLKGFNRVLAERILLQLNESEEEETEVEE is encoded by the coding sequence ATGGCCTCAAGTAAGTTCGAGGAAGTTCGCGACAAGGTGAAAGAGTTTCCCACGCAAAGTGGTGTTTATCTGATGAAAAACACCGCCGATAAGATCATCTATATCGGTAAGGCGAAGAATCTTAGAAACCGTGTGCGCAGCTACTTTAACGACAGCAAGGATCACAGTCCCAAAACGCGCCTGCTGGTTACGAACATCTGTGAAGTTGAATACATCCTGACCAAAACCGAGGTGGAAGCATTCCTGCTGGAAGCCTCGCTGATTAAAAAACACCGTCCCAAATACAACATTCGTCTGCGTGATGATAAGGCCTACCCTTACATCCGCTTCAGTTGGGGAGACCAGGCGCCAAGACTGTATCTGGCGCGCAAAGTGAAAAAAGACGGGTCTTTGTATTTTGGCCCGTACACTTCGGGCCTGGCCGTGCATGGCACGATCAAGTTTCTAAACAGAACCTTTAAAATCCGTGATTGCACTGATGCGGTCTTTAAATCCCGGACCCGTCCGTGCATGACCTATCAGATCGGTCGCTGTACCGCGCCGTGTGTGAAGTACATCTCTTTGGAAGATTACCGCAACGAAGTTGAAGGCGCGAAGCTGTTCCTGAAGGGGCAGAATAAAAAAGTCATCAAAGCCATGACCGAAAAAATGATGGGCGCTGCGGACGAGGAAAAGTTCGAGGTTGCTGCGCGTTTGCGGGATTCTATTGAAGCCATCAAGGCGATCCTGCAAAAACAGGCCGTCATCAACGACACTTCCGAAAAAGACCAGGATGCCCTGGGTTATTATGGGGATGAGCGGGGCTGCTTGATTGAAACAGTCCATATCCGTGCCGGACGGGTGATTGGAACAAGGCCGCATTACCTGCCGCACTTTGATCCGAATGACGCTGTTGAAGATCCGCGCGAGTGGCTGGTGGACTTCCTGAATCAGTACTATGAAGACAACTTCATTCCTGATGAGGTTTTGCTGCCATTGGATATCGGCAATGACCTGACCAAGCTGATGGAAGAGGTTCTTAAAGAACGCTCTGGCAGCAGGGCCACGGTGCGCTTTGCAACGGATGAGCGCGGCCGTAATCTGGTTGAGATGGCCCATGAAAACGCCAAGTCGCATTTCCTGAAGTACGTTTCCAAGTCCGAAGAAAAACTGCGTGGTCTGGAGGAAATCAAAGAACGTTTCAATCTGCCGGAGCGTCCGCGCCGTATTGAGTGTTATGATATCTCCACCTTCCAGGGGGCTGAAACCGTGGCCTCCCAAGTGGTGTTTGAGGACGGGGTCCCTGCCAAAGAGCACTATCGTCGCTATAAGATTAAAACCGTTCAGGGAATCAATGACTTTGCCTCGATGTACGAGGTGTTAAGCCGTCGTTTCAAGCACACCGAGTACGAGGACCCTCAGTTGATCGTGATCGACGGTGGTAAGGGGCAGTTGTCCCAGGCCATGAAGATTCTGGAAGAAATCGGGCGCAAGGACATCCCGGTGGTGGGCTTGGCCAAGGCGCGCACCGAAAGTGATTTCCAAAAGCAGGAAGTCGAGTCCACCGAAGAGCGCTTCTTCCTTCCGGGGCGTTCCAATCCGGTGATCTTTAAGCACAATGCCGAGGCTTTGTATATCCTTTCGGGCATCCGCGATGAGGCCCATCGTTTTGCCATCACTTACCACCGCAAACTGCGTGAAGGCACGTCACTTGAAAGTGAGCTGGATTACGTCGTTGGTTTGGGGGAAAAAAGAAAGAAAGTTCTTTTGACTCAGTTCAACTCTGTTGATGAAATCAAAATGGCTGATGCAGAAGAGATTGCTAAACTTAAGGGCTTTAACCGGGTCCTTGCCGAGCGTATTTTGCTTCAGCTTAACGAGAGTGAAGAAGAAGAAACTGAGGTTGAAGAGTGA
- the uvrB gene encoding excinuclease ABC subunit UvrB: MASAYKKNFQLVSEFKPSGDQPKAIEQIAENFKAGLKHQTLLGVTGSGKTFTMAHTIANLNQPALVLAPNKTLAAQLYAEFKELFPHNAVEYFVSYYDYYQPEAYIPSTDTYIEKDSAINEQIDRMRHSATRSLFDRRDVIIVSSVSCIYGLGSPEAYEGMMIQIVSNTSMKRDHLLRELIRIQYQRNNVDFSRGTVRVRGDNVEIFPPYEEERAVRVEFFGDYIERLSWIDPLTGQILEEIDQIGIYPGSHHVTSDDSLKRAIKTIQDELRDRLVQLNQEMKLLEAQRLEQRTYYDIEMMEQMGFCQGIENYSRHMTGRGPGEPPPTLLEYFPKDFVTFIDESHVTVPQIGGMYRGDRARKMNLVEHGFRLPSALDNRPLNFQEFEAMMDKVVYVSATPGTYELQKSEGVIVEQIIRPTGLIDPVVEVRPVKHQVDDLLKEIRVRIAKQERVLITTLTKRSAEDLTEYYENLGIKVKYLHSEIDTMERMEILRDLRLGVFDVLVGINLLREGLDIPEVSLVGITDADKEGFLRSERSLVQTIGRAARNLNGRVILYGDTITESMEKAINETDRRRRIQSEYNEANGITPQSVKKRIKEGLGEMFDGTVSNPLGGENKAAAIMNKFAQQPEKIQQEITKLRARMKELSANLEFEEAAKVRDEIKRLQIVELNVRSGEIEQESAEVVKDGLK, translated from the coding sequence ATGGCCTCTGCATATAAAAAGAACTTTCAATTGGTGTCCGAGTTTAAACCTTCCGGCGATCAGCCGAAAGCAATTGAGCAGATTGCTGAAAACTTCAAAGCGGGTTTGAAACATCAGACGTTACTGGGTGTGACCGGGTCGGGAAAGACCTTCACCATGGCGCACACTATTGCAAACTTGAATCAGCCGGCTCTGGTTCTGGCGCCGAATAAAACTCTGGCGGCTCAGTTGTATGCCGAGTTCAAAGAGCTGTTTCCGCACAATGCCGTGGAATACTTTGTCAGTTACTACGATTACTACCAGCCGGAAGCTTATATTCCTTCTACGGACACCTATATCGAAAAAGATTCAGCCATCAACGAGCAAATCGATCGCATGCGCCACTCGGCGACGCGTTCCCTGTTTGATCGTCGTGATGTCATCATCGTCAGTTCTGTTTCGTGCATTTACGGTTTGGGGTCGCCAGAGGCCTATGAAGGCATGATGATTCAAATCGTGTCCAACACGTCGATGAAGCGCGATCACTTACTGCGGGAATTGATTCGTATTCAGTATCAGCGTAACAACGTGGATTTCTCGCGCGGAACGGTGCGCGTGCGCGGGGACAACGTCGAAATCTTCCCACCCTATGAAGAAGAGCGCGCCGTGCGTGTGGAATTCTTTGGAGACTATATCGAACGCCTTTCCTGGATTGATCCTTTGACCGGGCAGATCCTTGAAGAAATTGACCAGATCGGTATTTATCCGGGAAGCCACCACGTTACCAGTGATGACAGCTTAAAGCGCGCGATCAAGACCATTCAGGACGAGCTGCGTGACCGCCTGGTGCAGTTGAATCAGGAAATGAAGCTGCTTGAAGCCCAGCGTTTGGAACAAAGAACCTATTACGACATCGAGATGATGGAGCAAATGGGTTTCTGTCAGGGGATCGAAAACTATTCCCGCCATATGACGGGCCGGGGGCCGGGGGAACCACCTCCGACGCTGCTGGAATACTTCCCCAAAGACTTTGTCACCTTTATCGATGAGTCCCACGTCACCGTGCCTCAGATCGGGGGGATGTATCGCGGGGATCGTGCGCGCAAGATGAATCTGGTGGAGCATGGCTTCCGTCTGCCTTCGGCTTTGGACAACCGTCCTTTAAACTTCCAGGAATTTGAAGCCATGATGGACAAGGTCGTCTATGTTTCGGCGACTCCGGGCACTTATGAGCTGCAAAAATCCGAAGGGGTGATTGTTGAGCAAATCATCCGTCCGACGGGTCTGATTGATCCTGTCGTCGAAGTCCGTCCGGTGAAACATCAGGTTGATGATCTGCTCAAAGAAATCCGTGTCCGTATTGCCAAGCAAGAACGTGTTCTGATTACAACTTTGACCAAACGTTCTGCTGAGGATCTGACCGAGTACTATGAAAATCTGGGTATTAAGGTGAAGTATCTGCACAGCGAGATCGACACCATGGAGCGTATGGAGATTCTGCGCGATTTGCGTTTGGGGGTCTTTGACGTTCTGGTGGGGATCAACTTGCTGCGAGAAGGCCTGGATATTCCCGAGGTCAGCCTTGTCGGTATCACCGATGCCGATAAAGAGGGTTTCCTGCGCTCAGAAAGATCATTGGTGCAAACTATCGGTCGTGCCGCCCGTAACTTGAATGGCCGGGTGATTTTGTACGGGGACACGATCACCGAAAGCATGGAAAAAGCCATCAACGAAACCGATCGTCGTCGTCGCATTCAAAGTGAATACAACGAGGCTAACGGGATCACCCCTCAGTCGGTGAAAAAACGCATTAAAGAGGGTCTGGGCGAGATGTTCGACGGAACGGTCTCCAACCCATTGGGTGGTGAAAACAAAGCTGCTGCCATCATGAACAAGTTTGCGCAGCAGCCGGAGAAAATCCAGCAAGAGATCACGAAGCTTCGTGCCCGCATGAAAGAGCTTTCTGCGAACCTCGAGTTTGAGGAAGCGGCGAAAGTTCGCGACGAAATCAAACGTCTGCAGATTGTGGAACTGAACGTGCGCAGCGGGGAGATCGAACAGGAGAGTGCGGAGGTCGTCAAGGATGGCCTCAAGTAA
- a CDS encoding NfeD family protein, producing MKSLMLILVVSLLSVVAKADCTTAITINEAISASTSDYLERAEKRAVEDKCSSLYLRINTPGGSLQSTRLIVERILASPVPYLCLIAPRGGHAGSAGAIILQACHVNGGLTATNIGAATPILGSGEKTPEDLRKKLINDTVSWMEGVTKLRGRSLKFSKEIITEAKSLSSETAHAEGALDILAGTELEFLQQAQGRKVLVGEDKEPAVVAVHDLREFVPDLRYKVLSFVADPEFAYLLFMGSLALLYVEVTHPGLIAPGVIGGIGLVLSMVAFHKLDVAWGGLALILLGVAFLIAEMFIPSFGALGIGGLIAVFVGSVFLFDAQTTGYVLPMSLIVSVVGVLGIFFLGLGYLAVKTIRLRTQDADAQMQSRDGVVMTVEGNGHSGQVEIIGEIWKFVSEDSLMPGDRVHITGRQGLTLNVKKNK from the coding sequence ATGAAGTCTTTGATGCTGATTCTGGTTGTGTCTTTGCTGTCGGTGGTTGCCAAAGCGGACTGTACGACCGCGATCACCATCAATGAGGCTATTTCGGCCAGCACTTCAGATTATCTGGAACGCGCGGAAAAGCGGGCCGTCGAGGATAAGTGCAGCTCCCTGTACCTGCGTATCAACACTCCGGGTGGCAGCCTGCAAAGCACGCGTCTGATTGTTGAACGTATTTTGGCGTCACCGGTTCCTTACCTGTGTCTGATTGCTCCTCGTGGGGGGCATGCCGGCAGTGCGGGGGCTATCATTCTGCAAGCCTGTCACGTGAACGGTGGTCTGACTGCCACTAATATTGGCGCCGCGACCCCGATTCTGGGGTCGGGTGAAAAGACCCCGGAAGATTTGCGCAAAAAACTTATTAACGACACCGTCAGCTGGATGGAAGGTGTGACGAAACTTCGCGGTCGCAGTCTGAAGTTTTCAAAAGAAATCATCACGGAAGCGAAATCTCTTTCCAGTGAAACGGCGCACGCCGAAGGCGCTTTGGATATTCTGGCGGGTACCGAGCTGGAGTTTTTGCAGCAGGCGCAAGGGCGCAAAGTTCTGGTGGGTGAAGACAAAGAACCCGCAGTTGTGGCAGTTCATGACTTGCGCGAGTTTGTGCCGGACCTTCGCTATAAGGTTTTAAGTTTTGTGGCCGACCCTGAATTTGCTTATCTGCTGTTTATGGGAAGTTTGGCTTTGCTGTATGTTGAGGTCACGCATCCGGGATTGATCGCGCCGGGAGTGATCGGGGGAATCGGTCTGGTACTTTCCATGGTGGCCTTCCATAAGCTGGATGTTGCCTGGGGCGGACTGGCGTTGATCTTGTTAGGGGTCGCGTTCCTGATTGCGGAAATGTTCATCCCAAGTTTTGGTGCTTTGGGCATTGGCGGCCTGATTGCCGTATTTGTGGGAAGTGTGTTTTTGTTTGATGCGCAGACAACGGGGTATGTGTTGCCAATGTCTTTGATTGTTTCAGTGGTGGGTGTTTTGGGGATCTTCTTCCTGGGCTTGGGTTATCTGGCGGTGAAAACCATCCGCTTGCGCACCCAGGACGCGGATGCGCAGATGCAAAGCCGTGATGGTGTGGTGATGACGGTGGAAGGCAACGGCCACAGCGGGCAGGTGGAAATCATCGGCGAGATCTGGAAGTTCGTTTCTGAAGATTCCCTGATGCCTGGCGACCGTGTGCATATCACCGGACGTCAGGGTCTGACTTTGAATGTGAAAAAGAACAAATAA
- the murJ gene encoding murein biosynthesis integral membrane protein MurJ produces MKSHALLVGLGIFLSRIAGLVRERVFAHYFGNSDAGDAFKAALKIPNFLQNLFGEGVLSASFIPVYAQLLAKKHDEDAAKVASVIGSLLFLLTSGLVLAGVLATPFLIDVIAPGFTGEKRDLTIQIVQILFPGTGFLVMSAWCLGILNSHRKFFLSYVAPVIWNLAIIAALVMWGGKQGQFDLAVTVAWGLVAGSFLQFAVQLPSALRLGKKISPSLDLKLSSVRTVVKNFVPVVFSRGVVQVSAYIDNVLASLLPTGAVSALAYAQTLYLLPVSLFGMSVSAAELPAMSQATGSDEEIRHYLQGRLNRGLEQIAFFIIPSVAGFLILGDLIVGAVFQTGEFTAQNTHYVWMVLVGYTLGLLASTLGRLYSSTFFSLKDTRTPLQFAIVRVIFATLLGAMLGFYVPQALGLDSQWGTAGLTAAAGIAGWIEFYLLRKSLNKRIGRTGLSLKFQGKVWLMALIGAGAGALVAKGLLDASVHVIARAAVALVIYGLLYFTLGYILKVEQAHSLLQKILRRIR; encoded by the coding sequence GTGAAGAGTCATGCGCTCTTAGTCGGACTGGGGATTTTTTTAAGCCGTATCGCGGGTCTTGTCCGTGAAAGGGTCTTTGCCCACTACTTCGGAAATTCTGATGCCGGGGATGCCTTCAAGGCCGCTCTGAAGATTCCAAACTTCCTGCAAAATCTGTTCGGTGAGGGCGTGCTGTCGGCAAGCTTTATCCCGGTCTATGCCCAGTTGCTGGCAAAAAAACACGATGAAGATGCCGCCAAAGTGGCGTCGGTGATCGGCAGTTTGCTGTTTCTGCTGACGTCAGGTTTGGTGCTGGCTGGTGTGCTGGCAACGCCTTTTTTGATTGATGTCATTGCGCCGGGATTCACCGGTGAAAAACGTGATCTGACCATTCAGATCGTGCAGATCCTGTTCCCGGGCACGGGGTTTTTGGTGATGTCGGCGTGGTGCTTGGGGATTTTAAATTCTCATCGCAAGTTCTTTCTTTCGTATGTGGCGCCGGTGATCTGGAACCTGGCGATTATCGCCGCGCTGGTGATGTGGGGCGGGAAACAGGGGCAGTTCGACCTGGCTGTGACGGTGGCCTGGGGGCTGGTGGCGGGAAGCTTCCTGCAATTTGCAGTGCAGTTGCCGTCGGCTTTGCGTTTGGGGAAAAAGATTTCGCCGTCCTTGGATTTAAAGCTTTCTTCCGTTCGCACGGTGGTGAAGAACTTTGTGCCCGTGGTCTTTTCCCGCGGTGTTGTTCAGGTTAGTGCCTATATCGATAACGTTTTGGCCAGTTTGCTTCCCACCGGCGCGGTGTCGGCCTTGGCTTACGCGCAGACCCTTTATCTTTTGCCAGTCAGTCTTTTTGGAATGAGTGTGTCGGCCGCGGAGCTTCCGGCCATGTCCCAGGCGACGGGTTCTGACGAAGAAATCCGTCACTATTTGCAGGGGCGTCTGAACAGGGGCCTTGAACAGATTGCGTTCTTTATCATTCCATCTGTGGCGGGCTTTCTGATTTTGGGCGATCTGATTGTCGGCGCGGTTTTTCAGACCGGAGAGTTCACGGCACAAAACACCCACTATGTGTGGATGGTTCTGGTGGGATACACGCTGGGTCTTTTGGCGTCCACATTGGGGCGTTTGTATTCTTCAACCTTCTTTTCTTTGAAAGACACCAGGACGCCGCTGCAGTTTGCAATTGTGCGTGTGATCTTTGCGACCTTGCTGGGCGCGATGCTGGGGTTCTATGTGCCTCAGGCGCTGGGGCTGGATTCCCAGTGGGGAACAGCGGGTCTGACGGCGGCGGCCGGGATAGCGGGCTGGATCGAATTCTATCTTTTGCGCAAGTCCTTGAATAAACGCATCGGTCGCACCGGATTGTCACTGAAATTCCAAGGCAAAGTGTGGTTGATGGCTTTGATCGGGGCAGGTGCGGGGGCACTGGTTGCCAAAGGATTGCTTGATGCTTCAGTGCACGTCATTGCCCGTGCCGCAGTGGCATTGGTGATCTATGGCCTGCTCTACTTCACTTTGGGTTATATCCTGAAAGTAGAGCAAGCTCACAGTTTGCTGCAGAAAATTCTGCGCCGTATTCGTTAA
- a CDS encoding SpoIID/LytB domain-containing protein — MKLVFAALIFSIGLVSFTSEARAEDKEIVRVRLSSLAGKIAFTGTGLQFQNLTQNFRPVAIPNSSSAEVRVLSKGNKKIWALRINNKDPEHLFTDKYLMIQGHNLRVGSQALPGRVLLNLNSERQIDVIGVMPLDEYITGVLASEMPLSWPLETLKAQAVAARSYALAVIHERKDKAYHLESSVLDQVFRHVVAEDRKSPLIQKALQAVESTKGIKLLGNKDRVLKAFYHSDCGGKTTTSKNVWNYGVNTGVVVDSSCPTNPRGHWKLSLTKMDLQKRLKVEDFRDLQLERNPADQRIKSVRVAFSGLPDKVISANDFRQALGFQDLRSALFDMKKTGDQFLFEGRGFGHGVGLCQWGSRALGQKGYTFRQILKHYYPLASLNQPTLIAHAPQSQDSQ; from the coding sequence GTGAAGCTCGTTTTTGCAGCGTTGATCTTCAGCATTGGTTTGGTCAGTTTCACATCAGAAGCCCGCGCGGAAGACAAAGAAATCGTGCGCGTGCGCTTAAGCTCATTGGCGGGGAAAATAGCCTTCACCGGGACAGGTTTGCAGTTTCAGAATCTGACCCAGAATTTTCGTCCTGTTGCCATTCCCAACTCTTCTTCAGCCGAAGTACGTGTGCTTTCCAAAGGTAATAAAAAAATCTGGGCTCTTCGTATCAACAACAAAGACCCGGAACATCTTTTCACCGACAAGTATCTGATGATCCAGGGGCACAATCTGCGAGTCGGATCGCAGGCTCTGCCGGGCCGGGTTTTGCTGAATTTGAACTCTGAAAGACAGATTGATGTCATCGGCGTGATGCCGCTGGATGAATATATCACGGGTGTCCTTGCCAGCGAAATGCCCTTGTCCTGGCCTCTGGAAACCTTGAAGGCTCAGGCTGTGGCGGCAAGATCCTATGCCCTGGCGGTGATCCATGAACGCAAAGACAAAGCCTATCATCTGGAAAGCAGTGTGCTGGATCAGGTGTTCCGTCATGTCGTCGCGGAAGATCGCAAAAGCCCTTTGATTCAAAAAGCTTTGCAGGCGGTGGAGTCCACCAAAGGAATCAAACTTTTGGGGAATAAAGACCGCGTGCTGAAGGCCTTCTATCATTCTGATTGCGGTGGCAAAACCACGACATCCAAGAATGTCTGGAACTATGGCGTGAACACCGGTGTGGTGGTGGACAGCTCTTGTCCGACGAACCCGCGTGGCCACTGGAAGTTGTCTCTGACGAAAATGGATCTGCAGAAACGTTTGAAGGTGGAAGATTTCAGGGACTTGCAATTGGAACGAAATCCTGCAGATCAAAGAATCAAGTCTGTGCGTGTGGCCTTTAGCGGGCTGCCGGACAAGGTGATTTCAGCCAATGACTTCCGTCAGGCTTTGGGTTTTCAGGATCTGCGCAGTGCTTTGTTTGATATGAAGAAAACCGGGGATCAATTCCTGTTTGAGGGCCGTGGTTTTGGTCATGGCGTGGGCCTTTGTCAGTGGGGCAGTCGCGCTTTGGGTCAGAAGGGTTATACCTTCCGCCAGATCCTGAAGCACTATTACCCGCTGGCGTCTTTGAATCAGCCTACTTTGATTGCCCACGCACCTCAGTCTCAAGACTCACAATAA
- a CDS encoding slipin family protein has product MEFIIGIIVIGGIIGSSMIKILNDWERGVVLRLGKAVGVRGPGLILLIPFVERMIKIDTRTITMDVQPQDVITKDNVSMQVNAVVYFKVISPMEAITKIEDYYFATSQLAQTTLRSVMGQYHLDDVLEHRDKINAALQVILDKATESWGIKVTMVEVKQIDLPKEMQRAMAREAEAERERRAKVISAEGEVQRAQKLQEASNTLAGSPSALQLAYLQTLTEIAGDKTNTILFPLPLDIIKPFMEMAKKEN; this is encoded by the coding sequence ATGGAATTTATAATTGGTATTATCGTCATCGGCGGTATCATTGGCAGCTCGATGATCAAAATCCTGAATGACTGGGAACGCGGCGTGGTTTTGCGTCTTGGTAAGGCTGTGGGCGTGCGTGGTCCGGGTTTGATTCTGTTGATTCCGTTCGTAGAGCGCATGATCAAGATCGACACTCGTACCATCACAATGGATGTTCAGCCTCAGGACGTTATCACGAAAGACAACGTATCCATGCAGGTGAATGCGGTTGTTTACTTCAAAGTGATTTCTCCGATGGAAGCGATCACAAAAATCGAAGACTACTACTTTGCGACCAGTCAGTTGGCGCAAACGACTTTGCGTTCTGTGATGGGGCAGTACCACCTTGATGACGTGCTTGAGCATCGTGACAAAATCAATGCGGCTTTGCAGGTGATCCTGGATAAGGCGACGGAATCCTGGGGTATCAAAGTCACGATGGTGGAAGTAAAACAAATCGACTTGCCAAAAGAAATGCAAAGAGCCATGGCCCGTGAAGCGGAAGCAGAGCGTGAGCGTCGTGCGAAAGTCATCAGCGCGGAAGGGGAAGTGCAGCGTGCGCAGAAGCTTCAGGAAGCTTCCAACACTCTGGCGGGTTCTCCATCAGCTCTGCAATTGGCTTATTTGCAGACTTTGACGGAAATTGCCGGCGATAAAACCAACACGATCCTGTTCCCATTGCCGCTGGACATCATTAAACCGTTCATGGAGATGGCGAAAAAGGAAAACTAG
- a CDS encoding MFS transporter, with amino-acid sequence MNESVWSPMKISIYRSFWICAFVSNLGTWIQDVAASWVMTHLSTSPLIISLLSFTGSLPVLFFSIPSGYLSDLGHRRKLLLFAQGLMCFAAGLLAYLVWTEQVTEVSLLGLSLIMGVGFALSNPAFQSVLTDLVPHPMQAQAVLVYYMGINITRVLGPTLGGGILSGFGPSSAFVVNSVSYLGLILFFWKWPVPQSVETQKLKVRIQESDWKPLLSLHNMKLWVEIFLVTFFASSLWALYPTRGRIELQLSSLQYGSLLGFLGLGACVSAFLSGKIMHPDRTQKSLAGSYVIYAVGILLLGLAPGYLLMCAAMFCGGVGWLVLSTLMNMSSRQITGASQLKATMLGVFLAVFYAGMALGAISWGAVARVGSTSVALIMASVGLGLIGFYKGLKDFTRV; translated from the coding sequence ATGAACGAATCAGTCTGGTCTCCGATGAAAATTTCCATCTATCGATCCTTTTGGATCTGTGCCTTTGTGTCGAATCTGGGAACCTGGATTCAGGATGTGGCGGCCAGTTGGGTGATGACACACTTATCAACATCACCTCTGATTATTTCTTTGCTGTCCTTCACCGGAAGTCTGCCGGTGTTGTTCTTCAGCATCCCGTCCGGCTATTTGTCGGATCTGGGGCATCGTCGAAAATTGTTGCTGTTCGCACAAGGTCTGATGTGTTTTGCCGCGGGCCTTTTGGCGTATCTGGTGTGGACCGAGCAGGTGACGGAAGTCAGTTTGTTGGGTCTGTCTTTGATCATGGGCGTGGGCTTTGCGCTTTCCAATCCGGCATTTCAGTCGGTGCTCACGGATCTTGTTCCTCATCCTATGCAGGCACAAGCGGTGCTGGTGTACTATATGGGGATTAACATCACCCGCGTTTTGGGGCCCACACTGGGGGGCGGTATTTTAAGCGGCTTTGGTCCCAGCAGTGCCTTTGTGGTGAACAGCGTTTCTTATCTGGGGTTGATTCTTTTTTTCTGGAAGTGGCCAGTGCCGCAGTCCGTGGAAACGCAGAAACTAAAAGTCCGCATTCAGGAAAGTGACTGGAAGCCGTTGTTGTCATTGCATAACATGAAGCTGTGGGTGGAAATTTTCCTGGTCACTTTCTTTGCGTCTTCGTTGTGGGCGCTTTATCCGACACGCGGGCGTATTGAGTTGCAGCTAAGCTCGCTGCAATATGGGTCGCTTCTTGGTTTTTTGGGGCTTGGGGCTTGTGTCAGTGCTTTCTTGTCAGGAAAGATCATGCATCCGGATCGCACGCAAAAATCCTTGGCCGGATCGTATGTGATATATGCCGTGGGGATTTTGCTTTTGGGGCTGGCGCCGGGCTACTTGCTGATGTGTGCGGCGATGTTCTGCGGCGGGGTGGGGTGGCTGGTGCTTTCCACGTTGATGAACATGAGCTCAAGGCAAATCACCGGCGCTTCGCAGTTGAAAGCGACGATGCTGGGAGTTTTTCTGGCGGTATTCTATGCCGGCATGGCGTTGGGGGCCATTTCCTGGGGAGCCGTCGCGCGTGTGGGGTCCACTTCGGTGGCCCTCATCATGGCCTCGGTGGGTTTAGGTCTGATAGGATTTTACAAAGGGCTTAAAGACTTCACACGCGTTTAG
- a CDS encoding Ig-like domain-containing protein, which produces MKLLLSIFLAASLCLPLTTQAAPLEVTVTPSTIETQSHQYYYYNFGSVRVNWSQYADIYLRNTGHEPLYVRGVYISGAAFWAWSQCPNYLYPGQSCLTRVEFRPWYEGYFSGALRFAFPNGSIVVELYGWGVRW; this is translated from the coding sequence ATGAAGCTTCTACTAAGTATTTTCCTTGCCGCAAGCCTTTGCCTGCCCCTAACAACCCAGGCCGCCCCACTGGAAGTCACCGTCACTCCATCCACGATAGAGACGCAATCACATCAATACTATTACTACAACTTTGGAAGTGTGCGGGTGAACTGGAGTCAATACGCCGATATCTATCTGCGCAACACGGGACATGAGCCTTTGTATGTCCGTGGCGTTTATATCAGCGGCGCCGCCTTCTGGGCCTGGAGCCAATGTCCGAACTATCTGTATCCGGGCCAAAGCTGTTTGACCCGTGTTGAGTTCCGCCCTTGGTATGAAGGCTATTTCAGCGGCGCACTCAGATTCGCATTCCCGAACGGCAGCATCGTTGTTGAGCTTTATGGCTGGGGTGTGCGCTGGTGA